In one window of Microbacterium sp. PM5 DNA:
- a CDS encoding DUF427 domain-containing protein, protein MPRLPASIRPDVPGPGQESVWDYPRPPRVEPVPVRVTIRLGGQLIADTHDAVRVLETSHPPVYYLPIADFAPGSLVDAEGSSFCEFKGAARYLDVVGGGITRAQAAWNYPHPAPGYAALSDRVAVYAAAMDECTVDGEVVTPQPGGFYGGWITANVLGPYKGIPGSMGW, encoded by the coding sequence GTGCCTCGCCTTCCCGCATCGATCCGCCCCGACGTTCCCGGCCCCGGACAGGAGTCGGTCTGGGACTATCCGCGCCCGCCGCGCGTCGAGCCGGTGCCCGTGCGTGTGACCATCCGTCTCGGCGGCCAGCTCATCGCCGACACCCACGATGCCGTGCGCGTGCTCGAGACGAGCCACCCGCCCGTCTACTACCTTCCGATCGCCGACTTCGCGCCGGGCTCCCTCGTGGATGCCGAGGGGTCGTCGTTCTGCGAGTTCAAGGGCGCCGCGCGCTATCTCGACGTGGTCGGCGGCGGCATCACGCGGGCACAGGCCGCGTGGAACTATCCGCATCCCGCGCCGGGGTACGCGGCGCTGAGCGATCGGGTGGCGGTCTACGCCGCTGCGATGGACGAGTGCACGGTCGATGGGGAAGTCGTCACGCCGCAGCCGGGTGGCTTCTACGGCGGCTGGATCACGGCGAACGTGCTCGGCCCGTACAAGGGCATCCCGGGTTCGATGGGGTGGTGA
- a CDS encoding LON peptidase substrate-binding domain-containing protein, whose amino-acid sequence MTVMPMFPLGSVLFPHTPLPLRVFEPRYLRLMGELLDSDDPQFGVVLIDRGHETGGGDQRSGIGTLARLVDVAAGADALQVVAIGTDRFTVDRWLDDDPYPRAEVSLQEPLAWNDALTPLRTEAEAIVRRVLGRFPDAPWGAHIELSSDPVAAAWQVAAIAPLVEYDQQRLLRATTMGGLLQQIIDLTLEVDEIWPEG is encoded by the coding sequence ATGACCGTCATGCCGATGTTCCCTCTCGGATCGGTGCTCTTTCCCCACACACCCCTGCCGCTGCGCGTCTTCGAGCCGCGCTACCTGCGCCTGATGGGCGAACTGCTCGACAGCGATGATCCGCAGTTCGGGGTCGTCCTCATCGACCGCGGGCACGAGACCGGCGGCGGCGACCAGCGCTCCGGCATCGGCACACTGGCCCGCCTGGTCGATGTCGCCGCCGGCGCCGATGCCCTCCAGGTGGTCGCCATCGGCACCGACCGCTTCACCGTCGACCGCTGGCTCGACGACGACCCGTACCCCCGGGCGGAGGTCTCGCTGCAGGAGCCGCTGGCCTGGAACGACGCACTGACGCCGCTGCGCACCGAGGCCGAGGCCATCGTGCGCCGCGTGCTCGGCCGCTTTCCCGATGCCCCCTGGGGCGCGCACATCGAGCTGTCGTCCGATCCCGTCGCCGCCGCCTGGCAGGTCGCCGCGATCGCGCCCCTGGTGGAGTACGACCAGCAGCGCCTGCTGCGGGCAACGACCATGGGCGGGCTGCTTCAGCAGATCATCGATCTGACGCTCGAGGTCGACGAGATCTGGCCCGAGGGGTGA
- a CDS encoding MarR family winged helix-turn-helix transcriptional regulator: MTDADSPSSATDLDAIDAALGRLRGRGPRPGGAGGHRGAPHGFGPRGHWPAPPEGGPAMRMGGGPARLRLIEALHAASHPLSVSELGEAIGVDQPRASRLVQQSVEMGLVQREADPDDARRTRIALTPVGEQFARGFRGRRREHLTAALSDFSADERAELARLLTKLAAAWPRD, translated from the coding sequence CCCTCCTCCGCCACGGACCTCGACGCGATCGATGCGGCCCTCGGCCGGCTGCGCGGGCGGGGACCCCGGCCCGGTGGCGCCGGAGGCCATCGCGGCGCTCCGCACGGGTTCGGCCCCCGCGGGCACTGGCCCGCTCCGCCGGAGGGCGGCCCCGCGATGCGGATGGGCGGCGGCCCCGCGCGCCTGCGTCTGATCGAGGCGCTGCACGCGGCATCCCACCCCCTGAGCGTGAGCGAACTGGGCGAGGCGATCGGTGTCGATCAACCCCGGGCGTCGCGGCTGGTGCAGCAGAGCGTCGAGATGGGCCTCGTGCAGCGCGAAGCCGACCCCGACGACGCCCGTCGCACCCGGATCGCTCTCACGCCCGTGGGAGAGCAGTTCGCGCGCGGGTTCCGGGGCCGGCGCCGCGAGCATCTGACCGCGGCGTTGAGCGATTTCAGCGCGGACGAGCGTGCGGAGCTGGCCCGCCTGCTCACGAAGCTCGCTGCGGCCTGGCCGCGCGACTGA